Part of the Salmo trutta chromosome 5, fSalTru1.1, whole genome shotgun sequence genome is shown below.
ACCGGATTGTTTGTCTCTCCTGCCCGTATATTGCTGCGGTGCTTAGTGATCCGTGTCTTAAGGCTTCTATGGGTTTTCCTTATGTAAGACAGACCACAAGGACATTTCAACATGTAAATAACATTGGTGGACATGTAGGTAATCAGGCCTTTGATCTTAAATCTTTGTCCTGTGCGGGGGTGGGTAAATTAGTAGCATTTGTAAGTGAAGCTGCGTTGAGCACATTGGCCACATTTGTAATTACCCTCCGAAACCTTGTCCAAGCAAGTTTCCCTTTTCTCTGGTTGGTAATCAGATTTAACCACAATGTCTCTCACGTTTGGTTTTTAAAAGACCATACGTGAgggatataaaaaaaaatgggTTTCAATCAAACTGttaacaaggcaaagggtgactactttgtagaatctcaaatataaaatatattttgatttgtttaacacctttttgcttactacattattccatatgtgttatttcatagttttgatgtcttcactattattccacaatgtagaaaatagtaaaaaatcaaagaaaacccctggaatgagtagggtgtgtccaaacatttgacttgtactgtatatatatggaGCAATTTAGCAAGTAAGATTTGTTatctgtaatggttatgataaatGAGGCATTGTTGTGCACTGTTGGTgtatagatagatactgtatattgcAACAAAAATAAATCTGGCattgtgtttttaaaatgtttattttatttgagtACTGGAGTTTAATATCATTTATTGTGGTAGAACTTAAGTAAAATAGTTGTGTTCTATTCATAAATATGCATTCAccctgtgtagaattgcaggaaataatgaaaaataattacattttacattttagtcatttagcagacgctcttatccagagcgacttacagtagtgaatgcatacatttcataattttttttattcgtactggccccccgtgggaatcgaacccacaaccctgccattgcaaacaccatgctctaccaactgagctacagctaATTGTGCACCACCACTTTGACAGTCAGGCGCCCATGCCTAGGCAGTGTTGTGCACAACATACGTCATCTTTTGTTTAAAATGGGTCTTTAAATATATATAGAGCTGAACCGGTTTATGCTCTTGCCCTTTCTAGTCACagatgtgtgtatttgtgttctGTGACGGTCATCACCCATTGTAATGATGACAGGACGAAATGtgcaaaacaagaaaacagaTTAATGAAATTTGACCTTGATTGGCCGATATTTGCACTGCTACACAGTGCTACACTATTGCATGTTGATTGACGGTAAATTGAAGAAAACAATGACTGTTATAGATGTAATATACCgtcatttccggactattaagcgcacctgaatataagccgcacccactgaattacattttttattttattttgaacataaataagccgcacatgtctataagccgcaggtgcctaccggtacattgaaacaaattaactttacacaggctttaacgaaacacggcttgtaacaaaaaataaaaaattagcactaagctttagttgtctttttgcactgagtcaattcctcacgctgctgtttccaacgtcttatcatcgactcgttaagaccaagctcccgtgcagcagctctatttccttttccaacagccagatcaatcgccttcaacttgaaagctgcatcatatgcatttctccgtgtctttgccatgatgagggtgacaaaatgactaccgtaatcagaatgctGGGAAGTTttagagcgctcgatttaatctaaacagtaaaccaaaaagttgtttgaccttaacccgttcagcaatttcattggtctaatgaaagcttcatgccgccaaaaaactgagcacgtcacagaatgtgtttttttggggggggggggattgaaagcgggaaaaatccatatattagccgcgtcattgtttaagccgcgaggttcaaagcctgggaaaaaagttgcggcttatagtccggaatttacggtaatcaaCATGTTATTATCCACATGGTGTATAAATTCTCTAAAGCAGGTTTGTAATACATATGTTGTCACCTTATTTCTATACAGTCAACGGTTGGAACTAATATGTCAATGATGTTACTAAATAATCACTCTCCTCCATCGTAGGGACCCGGATCATCTACGACCGTAAGTTCCTGTTGGACAGGCGTAACTCCCCCATCGCCCAGACCCCCCCGGCTCACCTGCCCATCATTCCCGGGGTGACCAGCCTCAACGTCCTGACCGAGAACGGGAGGAACGAGGTCAACAACCGCATCAAACCCAACAACAGTCATGGCAAGACAGCCACTGGTCAGTAGGCTACTATTACACAGAGAAGTATTGTTAGAATATATAACGGgcaggtttcccagacacagattaagcctagtcttgAACAAAGAAGCAACCGAGAAAGTCCATTAAAAGTGCGCTTTAGACCAGGACTAGGTTACTCTGGGTTCAGAAAACCGTCCATACATGTACCTCTATGGTGCTGCTACTACTAGCCATTTTAATATTAGATTAcctatcacattacacatttgGTAATGACAGGATGCATTTGAAAGTTCACGCATGGTCAAACTTTGGTATGACTTAATTATGTTATCGATCAGAGAGGGGGGAAAAGGTGCTCGTATATTGATAAGCACACCAATGACGGCATTAACGATACGTAATAAAAGAAAGACAGCATTAACGATAGGTAATAAAAGAAAGACAGCATTAACGATAGGTAATAAAAGAAAGACGACATTAACGATACCTAATTAAAGAAAGACAGCATTAACGATAGGTAATAAAAGAAAGACAGCATTAACGATACCTAATTAAAGAAAGACAGCATTAACGATTGGTAATAAAAGAAAGACGACATTAACGATAGGTAATAAAAGAAAGACGACATTAAAGATACGTAATAAAAGAAAGACAGCATTAATGATATGTAATAAAAGACGACATTAACGATAGGTAATAAAAGAAAGACGACATTAACGATACCTAATTAAAGAAAGACGGCATTAACGATAGGTAATAAAAGAAAGACAGCATTAACGATACCTAATTAAAGAAAGACAGCATTAACGATAGGTAATAAAAGACGGCATTAACGATATGTAATTAAAGAAAGACGGCATTAACGATATGTAATTAAAGAAAGACGGCATTAAAGATACGTAATTAAAGAAAGACGGCATTAACGATTTGTAATTAAAGAAAGACGGCATTAACGATACGTAATAAAAGGATGACACTTCTTCcagcctatttcacaccatagcctgctgaatttgcaagataatCTTTTTTCATGTTGATTAAAATGTGTCACTGACTCGCCCATGGATTGATGGTCCAGCATTTTCTAAAATAATATTTTGTTGTTTGGCTAGCCATGTGCAACATGTACGGgcagttacaagcctgctggAGGTACTGCCAGCTGCGTGATCAATATCCACCTTCATAAtatggatgaagcctgagctggaatgtggcTGGCTAGCTTTATAAAAGCCTAAGTTGGTCTAGCTTCCATCGTAGTATAGAGTACAATGCTTTAGAGTACACTGTTGGTTACATTTTATTTGTGTTCTTGTGTTTGAAGGTGAGGACGCTCAGTTTGAGATGGACATCTAACCACCCCTGAGGAACATCAACGGAACAACAGAAGAAGGAACTAACCTTGTACCTGTGCTGTGCACCAGTGGCTTGGCTTGTAGAAACCAATGTTGTGAGCCCTCACGTCACTCATGGCAGCCATCTTCTTTAGCTCTCTGTCTCGCCGTTGCTGGGTGTGATGTATGTAAACCATGTGGATAAACTATACCATATAATACGGTGGCTCTGTTTCGATGTCCATGCTAGGATACCACTTAGAATGAAGCAATGTATTTAACATGTATTCCCCTAAGTGGTATAGTTGTGGGATATTGGAATGCAGTCTTCATGTACTGTAGCCAACTCTTCTATCGTTGTCAAGCCATAGTTTGGCTTGACAACGAAACTACACAGAGGCGTTGGCTACAGTACAAAGCAACTGGGCTACCAGGCTATGGCCAACCCTGAGACCTAGTGGAAGACTGCTGGTCTATTCGAACTGGTCTCAGGGTTACAACTGGCATATTTGTATGTACTTCAGCCACACAGAAAAAGAAAGGGTCTGAAACCAAGGTAACCAGAGATATTCTTACCCATTAACTAAATGTAGACGCCCAAGTCAATGCAGTAATCTAAGATGTCCATTCTGTATGTCTGTACTACCAGAGCACACTGTAAACAAAGCCTTCTTTACCACTTCAGACTTTTTATAATGGGGCCCAGGAAATTGTGCAACAGTTACTACTTGTACTACTTTGTAGAGCAAAGTACCGGCCTTAGAATCTTCAGTCAAAGGGATTGATATAAACAAATAGTTTGGTTTTCATTTCTTTTTTAAATTACTGAATATGCTCCAAGGTCTCATAGCTGCCTGTTTTGTAGTACGTTAGGTTACCAACAATTAAATTAATATGGACGAtgtgacagatttttttttcttcagattaGCTGAGAATTTCATCGTCATTCCAAGCCTTGAATTATCCATCACCAATACAAGTCTGACTTTATGTTGTGATTTGGGTCTTTTTTGAGGGATTTTATGAAGATTGGGCTTTTGGTTTGTGGTGATGATTTGATAGATTTGCAAATGGAAGGAGCAAATTAATTGATACATTACTTACAAGACAATAGTTAGGTTTAAACAGTCTGATATTTGCTGCATTTGAATGAACTACATAAACTGTTGAAGAACACTGAGATTTATTAGAAAATGAGACAGGAAAAAGTTTGAAAACATGAATCGTTTCCAACAATTTTTCTATGCATTTTATTACATACATTACTTCTATCTTGACATGTAACTTTTTTCAATGTCAAATACCAAATGGACATGAAAGGAAGAGCTGAGACCATTTTTTCATCAGGCGTTGATACTGTATTACAGATATCCCTCGTTTAGGTAATAGACTACACTTCCACCGTCTTTCTTACCTtaatctcttcttcttctttcagTCTACTGTGCTAAGTGTCTCTACCCCATGCCTTACGCATTACATACCAAGATAAAAGGTTGCGACTAAAATGGAGTTCCTTGTCTACTGATTCAAATGACCCTCAACCAGAAAATAGTTATATTTTAAACAGACTTTTATGTTTGTATTTAGCacttgaaaataaatatttttttaaatacattttttaaagacagttttattttgttattcagtttatttttctTTCAGCAGCTAAGACTATGGGCTTTCTAAAAGGGGAGGCTTTGAATCATGGCCATTATTGTTTTGGATGATCGTACTGTTACCATAACTAAAACTGTCAGCAATTAAACCACATTTTCATTCCATCTCTGGGTCATCTCTTAttcagattatatatatatatataaaatatattaaatgtaattattggatTTGATTGAAGGAGAGAAACCGTTATTTGGCTTTATGAGAAATTATGAAATCCCAGTCTATTAATGTGGAAAATGTTTATAGTGTTAAACATATGGAGCGATTGTATCCATTTTGAATTGCACATGTTTCTGTTGGATTAGGATTGTATCTTTTTGTTTTGAAGTAGGCCTGCAGCAATTGTTTTATGGGAAACCAGCTTGAGGCCAGTTTTGTTCTACATGGAGGGCttttttcatttgtatttttttcgtAAAAAAGATTTGAAACAAGAAACCTAACTTCTGTTCCGATTTGAAATAACTTTATTTTcagagaaatgccaatgccattGGACACTGTTACAGCAAGATCAATAAAGTTCCTTGAAGATTATGCTGTTGTTCTCTATTTTGTCTTTACTTCAAACATTTGCAAGGTTGAAATCACATGTGGTTTTACGTGGCTGAAATCACACGTGGTTTTACGTGGCTGCAATCACACGTGGTTGTACATGGTTGAAATCACATTGATAACAAAGGAAGATTACTTTATTGTCCAAAGTACATGACTGTCCAACAGAGATGTCTTCTGCTTTATCCCATTCCCATAAATAGTGCCTTGCAAGAGTATTTAGATCGCTTGAACTTCtttacattttcttgtgttataaagtgggattaaaatgtattacattttatttttttgtcaacaagctacacaaaatactctaatgtaaaagtggaagaattttatacactgctcaaaaaaataaagggaacacttaaacaacacaatgtaactccaagtcaatcacacttgtgtgaaatcaaactgtccacttaggaagcaacactgattgacaatacatttcacatgctgttgtgcaaatggaatagacaataggtggaaattataggcaattagcaagacacccccaataaaggagtggttctgcaggtggggaccacagaccacttctcagttcctatgcttcctggctgatgttttggtcacttttgaatgctggcggtgctttcactctagtggtagcatgagacggagtctacaacccacacaagtggctcaggtagtgcagctcatccaggatggaacatcaatgcgagctgtggcaagaaggtttgctgtgtctgtcagcgtagtgtccagagcatggaggcgctaccaggagacaggccagtacatcaggagatgtggaggaggccgtaggagggcaacaacccagcagcaggaccgctacctccgcctttgtgcaaggaggagcaggagaagcactgccagagccctgcaaaatgacctccagcaggccacaaatgtgcatgtgtctgctcaaacggtcagaaacagactccatgagggtggtatgagggcccgacctccacaggtgggggttgtgcttacagcccaacaccgtgcaggaagtttggcatttgccagagaacaccaagattggcaaattcgccactggcgccctgtgctcttcacagatgaaagcaggttcacactgagcacgtgacagagtctggagatgccgtggagaacgttctgctgcctgcaacatcctccagcatgaccggtttggcggtgggtcagtcatggtgtggggtggcatttctttggggggccgcacagccctccatgtgctcgccagaggtagcctgactgccattaggtaccgagatgagatcctcagaccccttgtgagaccatatgctggtgcggttgaccctgggttcctcctaatgcaagacaatgctagacctcatgtggctggagtgtgtcagcagttcctgcaagaggaaggcattgatgctatggactggcccgcccgttccccagacctgaatccaattgagcacatctgggacatcatgtctcgctccatccaccaacgccacgttgcaccacagactttccaggagttggcggatgctttagtccaggtctgggaggagatccctcaggagaccgtcCGCCACCTcgtcaggagcatgcccaggcattgtagggaggtcatacaggcacgtggaggccacacacactactgagcctcatttagacttgttttaaggacattacatcaaagttggatcagcctgtagtgtggttttccactttaattttgagtgtgactccaaatccagacctccatgggttgataaattggatttccattgattatttttgtgtgattttgttgtcagcacattcaactatgtaaagaaaaaagtatttaataagattatttcattcattcagatctaggatgtgttgtttaagtgttccatttatttttttgagcagtatatatatatatatatatatatatatatatattttttttttaaattaaataacgAAAAAATGTGTTGTGGCATACAGcttcctgagtcaatacatgttaaactcctttggcagcgattaaagctgtgagtcatcttgggtaagtctaagagctttccacacctggattgtgcaatattagcccattattatatttataattcttcaagcactgtcaagatgttggggatcatggctagacagaaATTTTGGATCCTTGCTATaaattttcaagcagatttaagtcaaaactaatttgccactcaggaacattcactgtgttcttggtaagcaactccagtgtagatttggccttgagttgtaggttattgtcctgctgaaaggtgaattcctctcccagtgacTGGTGTAAAGTAAACTGAAGCAtgttttcctccagcattttgcctgtgcttagctccatcccgttT
Proteins encoded:
- the LOC115193616 gene encoding eukaryotic translation initiation factor 4E-binding protein 2, giving the protein MSSSTSRQFSESRVIPTRTVLINDTTQLPHDYCTTPGGTLFSTTPGGTRIIYDRKFLLDRRNSPIAQTPPAHLPIIPGVTSLNVLTENGRNEVNNRIKPNNSHGKTATGEDAQFEMDI